A region of the Candidatus Palauibacter australiensis genome:
GTGTGCGCCGGTCGATACGGTCATCGTGGACGGCGCACACAGCAACGTTACGCAAGGTAGCGTCGCTTGACAACCACCAAGGTGCAAGGAGATGTGCCAGATGAGTACTCAAGACCGACAATTGGGCCATGGCCGGGACCGGTTCCGCGTGGCCGTGGCCAACGCCGACTTCGATTTCCGTGGCTTGAAGGTGGACGATCCCAAGCCCACGGGTCGGCAACTGCTCGCGGCGGCAGGCTTCCGGCCCCCGGAGGAGCACCTGATCTTCCAAGTGCTCCATGATGGGGCGCTTCAAGAGCGGCGGCTCGATGAGACGGTCGAGTTGCGCGAGAAAGGAGCCGAGCGCTTCATCGCCTTCAGAAGTGATCGATCGTTCCGCGTCGAGGTTGACGAGCGACGCTTCGAATGGGGCAGCGCTAAGCTGACCGGGTTGATCGCGAAGCAGCTGGCAGGTGCGGATGATCCAGCGTGCATCGGCGTCTGGCTGGA
Encoded here:
- a CDS encoding multiubiquitin domain-containing protein, whose translation is MSTQDRQLGHGRDRFRVAVANADFDFRGLKVDDPKPTGRQLLAAAGFRPPEEHLIFQVLHDGALQERRLDETVELREKGAERFIAFRSDRSFRVEVDERRFEWGSAKLTGLIAKQLAGADDPACIGVWLERRDEPDLFIEDTDVVELATEGIEKLRTGQLFLLYIEEKEFRWPKPTIITEQIAELGGWDPSEGVQQIDLATNEARTLEPGAIVDLKELKTFAKKIGWRRG